A stretch of the Lactuca sativa cultivar Salinas chromosome 9, Lsat_Salinas_v11, whole genome shotgun sequence genome encodes the following:
- the LOC111878632 gene encoding cytochrome P450 93A3 produces MADVQGYLILFLIGTITTIFIRALFKSNSAKGKSRLPPTPFALPIIGHLHLLGPSPHQAFHKLSLKYGPVFRLFLGSKPSVVFGSPETGKELFKTYDNVFLDRPYNSSMDYIAYGGRGFIFATYGPYWKFLKKIVVSELLNAKTLDSLRPVRNEEINRFLRFLSEKAKVGKSVELEGELIKMANNIISRMLMSKRCSDEDDDAGDIKNIVTDIGELMFTFNLSDHIWFLKNIDVQGIGKRSKEIRGRFDAMIEKIMEKREEARKQNYEKAEVKDLLDLLLDISEDENMEIKLSRDNIKAFILDIFGAGTDTSAITTEWALAELVNHPHIMKKAVEEIEKVVGKDRLLQESDIPNLPYLQAIVKESLRLHPTAPVIQRISTEDSTIGGYHIPANTTIFFNIWSVSRDPAYWENPLEFKPERFEEKQLDVRGQHFELLPFGSGRRMCPGTSLGLSVVYVTLGCMIQCFDWKAGKDGNLTSVDMEEGIGITLPRANPLVCVPVARLHPLHLSV; encoded by the exons ATGGCTGATGTTCAAGGCTACCTCATCCTCTTTCTCATAGGTACCATAACCACCATCTTTATACGGGCGTTATTCAAGTCGAATAGTGCGAAGGGTAAATCTCGCCTTCCTCCGACTCCATTTGCCCTTCCCATCATCGGGCATCTCCACCTCCTTGGTCCAAGTCCCCACCAAGCTTTCCACAAGCTTTCTTTGAAATATGGGCCAGTTTTTCGCCTCTTTCTGGGTTCAAAACCCAGTGTTGTTTTTGGTTCACCAGAAACAGGGAAAGAATTGTTTAAAACGTATGATAATGTCTTTTTAGATAGACCCTATAACTCATCCATGGATTATATTGCCTACGGAGGCCGTGGATTCATCTTTGCTACTTACGGACCCTACTGGAAGTTCTTGAAGAAGATAGTCGTCTCAGAACTCCTCAATGCTAAAACACTCGATTCCCTCCGTCCAGTCAGAAACGAAGAAATCAATCGCTTTTTAAGATTTTTATCAGAGAAAGCCAAAGTTGGGAAGTCGGTAGAACTTGAAGGGGAGCTTATAAAGATGGCGAACAATATTATATCACGAATGCTGATGAGCAAGAGGTGTTCAGACGAAGATGACGATGCCGGGGACATAAAGAACATAGTTACCGACATAGGCGAACTCATGTTTACATTTAACCTTTCAGATCATATATGGTTCCTTAAGAATATAGATGTACAAGGAATTGGAAAAAGGTCAAAGGAAATTCGTGGAAGATTTGATGCGATGATAGAAAAGATCATGGAGAAACGTGAAGAGGCAAGAAAGCAGAATTACGAGAAAGCAGAAGTCAAGGACTTGCTTGACCTTTTACTCGACATCTCAGAAGATGAGAACATGGAGATAAAGCTGAGCAGAGACAACATTAAAGCCTTCATTCTG GATATATTTGGTGCAGGAACAGACACTTCTGCCATCACTACCGAGTGGGCTTTGGCTGAACTAGTAAACCATCCCCACATAATGAAAAAAGCTGTTGAAGAAATCGAGAAAGTTGTGGGAAAAGATAGACTTTTACAAGAATCAGACATACCAAACCTTCCTTATCTTCAAGCAATCGTGAAGGAATCACTACGTCTTCATCCCACAGCCCCAGTGATTCAAAGAATCTCAACAGAAGATTCCACCATCGGAGGTTACCATATTCCGGCAAACACTACAATCTTTTTCAACATATGGAGCGTCAGTAGAGACCCAGCCTACTGGGAAAACCCACTCGAGTTCAAGCCTGAAAGATTCGAAGAGAAACAGTTGGATGTAAGAGGGCAACACTTTGAGTTGTTACCATTTGGAAGTGGGAGGAGGATGTGTCCAGGGACATCGCTAGGGTTGTCGGTGGTGTATGTAACTCTCGGTTGTATGATTCAGTGTTTCGATTGGAAAGCCGGAAAAGATGGGAATCTAACTAGTGTTGACATGGAAGAGGGTATCGGGATAACACTTCCTAGAGCTAACCCTTTGGTTTGTGTTCCTGTAGCACGACTTCATCCCCTCCATTTGTCTGTGTAA